The window GTATCGCGGCCGTCCGTCATGCAGTGGATTCGCACCCGGACGTCCGCAGGCAGCCGATCGAGAAGAGTCGTGAAGTGCCTGACATGACTGTGGACGCCTCCGTCGGACACGAGCCCTGCTATGTGGATCACGGAGCCCCGCGCGCGCGCTTGCTCGATAATCGACGAAAGACCCAGAGCCTCCTCGAATGCTCCGTCCGCAATCGCCTTATCGATCCGGGCGATGTCCTGATACACGACACGGCCCGCCCCTAGGTTCAGGTGGCCCACCTCTGAGTTGCCCATCTGCCCGTCCGGGAGTCCGACGTCAGCACCTGAACACGCCAGGCGAGAACGCGGAAAGCCATCATAGAGACTCCGGAACGTCGGCACATTCGCGAGCTCGACCGCGTTGCCAGTACTCGGCTCACCCTGAAAATCGGAGTGACCCCAGCCGTCCAGGATCACAAGGAGAACCTTTCTCATGTTTCGTGCGGACTCGGTCTTGGCCTCAGCGAGGCGATTCACGGTTCGAGACGGGAATCTAATCGTGGCCCACAGACCCGTCATTTACTTCAGATAGAGAGCGGCGTAGCATCGGCGCTTGAGGCGCGCTGGCGGGCGGCTGACGCGTATCCACGATCTCCGGAGTTTCAGCCTTGCGTTACTCACCTTTCCGCATGGAGCGGTGGCAGTCCACGTACGAGCACCGCGTGAAAATCAATCTGTCAGAAAGCGGTGTGCATCCACTGACCGTGGATGAACTCATCGAAATTTCCGGCCAGGATGTCGACGTCGGCTCCACGCTCCTCGGCTACGGCCAATCGAACGGGTCGGACGAACTGCGGTCGCTCATTGCCGGGCAGTATGCCGGCGCGACGGACGCATCCGTGCTCGCCACGGTCGGTGGCGCAGAGGCCAACTTCACGTGCTTCTGGCATCTCTTCGAGGGTGGGGCGAAAGCAGCAATCATCCTGCCGACATACGGCCAGGTACCCGGCCTGCTGGAGTCATTCGGGAGCAGACTGAGCCCGGTTCATCTGCGGGAAGAAGATGGATGGCAGCCGGACATGGAGGCGCTCGAGGCAGCTCTGGAAGACGGTGCCTCATTCGTCCTCATTACCAATCCGAACAACCCGACGGGCGCCTCGCTCACTCGTGAGTCGATGGACCGCATTGCTGAGCTGACAGAGAAGCACGGGGCCTGGATCCTGGCCGACGAAGTCTATGCAGGAGCCGAAACGGGGGAGGAACGGACACCGTCATTCTGGGGGTCGCATGAACGGGTGCTCGTCACCAATTCGCTCTCGAAGGCCTACGGCCTCCCCGGGCTGCGCCTCGGCTGGATCATGGGACCGGATGAGCTCATCAACGAACTCTGGGGTCGGACGGACTACACCACCATTGCCCCGGCTTCGGTTTCCGATCAACTGGCGTGTGTGGCACTCGCATCAGGTACGCGAGATCGCATCGGGGAGCGCACGCGCGGAATCGTAAGAAAGAACCTAGGTGTGGTCGAGCAGTGGATGGCCGCACAGGATGGTCGGTTCCGGTATCAGGCACCCGACGCCGGGGCGATCTGCTATACGCACTACGACGACCCGATCAACTCGAGCGAGTTCGCCGAGAAAATGCGTGTCGAGAAGTCCGTCCTTGTCGTGCCCGGTGACCACTTCGGGATGGACCACTATCTGCGCCTCGGCTTTGGAAATCCGGAGGACGAGTTGCTGGAAGGGTTGAGTCGGGTGCGTGAGGCGTTTGACGATATTAGCGGGTGACAAACTCCATGATGGCCATACGATTCGGATGGGCACTCACGGCGGCATTGGCCTTCGCTCCGGCTACCGCCGCCCCACTCCTCGCCCAAGACGCGGGGCCCTTCGACCTTCTCGTGCGTGGCGGCCGCGTCCTCGATGGTACAGGAAACCCGTGGTTCCGAGCCGACATCGGAGTTCGTGACGGACGGATCGTGGCAGTCGGGCGACTCAATGGTGCGGCAGCAACGAAAACGATCGACGCGGCAGGCCGATACGTGTCACCCGGCTTCATCGACATCCACTCGCATGCAGACGACGGGAGTGCTCAAATCGGCGGCGCCACGATCCGAACGGATCAACTCGACCGGAAGTCGGCACCCAATCTCGTCTCACAGGGCGTCACGACAGTCGTCGTCAATCACGACGGGCGCTCCCCGTGGCCGATCCGCGATCAGCGTACGCTCATCGAACAACAGGGTGTGGGTCCAAACGTCATGCTGATGGTCGGGCACGGTACAGTGCGTCGACAGGTGCTGGGCGATGATTATCGGCGCCTCGCCACCGATGGCGAGGTCGAGCAGATGAAGGGTCTGGTGCGGCAGGCCCTCGAGGAAGGTGCGGTCGGTATGTCCGCGGGCCTCGAGTACGTACCCGGTCGATGGAGCGAGACGAGCGAGGTAGCTCGCATCGCGGAAGAGCTCGTGCCGTATGACGGAGTGTACATCGCGCACGAACGCTCGGAGGGGGCCGACCCGATGTGGTTCTGGCCGAGCCAAAATGCAGCCGGCCCACCGACCCTCCAAGACGCAATCATGGAAACCATCGAGATCGGGCGCCACTCGGGGGCACGGGTGGTCGCGTCACATATCAAAGCGAAAGGTGCGCATTTCTGGGGCTCGAGTGGCAGTGCGATCCAGCTCATTCAGCGTGCCCGAGACGAAGGAGTGCGCGTATGGGCAGATCAATACCCGTACGCGACGTCCGGCTCTGACGGAAACACCGTCCTCATTCCTTCCTGGGCCACATCTTCTGAGGACGGCCAGGACGGGCCAGGACCCGCTGCGATGCTGCGCAGGAATCTGACCGATGCCACGATCGAAGCGCAGATCCGTCAGGATATCGCACACGAGATTCGGCGCCGGGGAGGAGCAGATCGGGTCGTAATTTTCGAATATCCCAGAGACGAGTGGGTCGGCAAGAACCTCCAGGAGGTTGCAGACGCGCAGGGGGTCGATCCGGTTCAGATGGCGATCGATCTCCAGTTGGTAGGCGATCCAGAGCGACGCGGAGGTGGGCGGTTGCGCGGCTTCTCCATGTCGGAAGATGACGTCGAGAGCTACGCAGCTCAGCCGTGGGTGGCGACCGCCTCCGACGGTGGTATCGCGCTACCGGACGACGGCTCCGTTCATCCCCGCTATTACGGGACCTTCCCACGCAAAATCCGTCAGTACGCCCTGACTGCGGGCGCCCTGTCCGTCGAGGCGGCGATCCGCTCTCAGACGTCCCTGCCCGCTCGCATCATGGGCCTCCAAGACCGAGGCGAAATCCGAACAGGAAACTGGGCTGACCTCGTGATCTTCGACCTCGAAACGATCACAGACGAGGCGACGTTCTTCGAGCCACACCAGCACGCTTCAGGAATCGATCACGTCATCGTGAACGGTGAGTTTGTCGTTGAGGACGGGGAAATCCTGTACGCGCTGCCTGGGAAGCTCATCTCCTCTCGTCGCGGCGGTCCTCCGAGCATCTCTCAAGAGCACTGACCCAAAACAAGATCGCCCGGCCAAGGTGCCAGATCAGTTCCCCGCGGCCGGCCTCGCCGTAAAGGGATTCGGCATGACTTCATGGCTCTATCCGTCAGTGACGTGAATCAGCGCTTTGGCATCGAACGGGAACACCTTGTAGGACGGGTCGTCACTCGACACCGAGGCAATCAGTGTCGAGGGTGCGCGCTCTAAGCCTCTCTCCGTCACGATGGGCCAGAAAATCTCAGCGATGCGCTAATGGAGAAGGACGGGCAGTCAGAGGGAATTGAGCCTAGACTGGGCCTGGCCGGAGATGTCCGGACCCACGTGCCCCCTTCAATGCAATCGCTCGGACTCCGTCGATCCTCCTGAGTCGCTCAGCGACTCAGCTGTGCGTGAAGCGCTACGTAGTTGAGGCCGCTGCTCGTCTCACGCAACACCTCCTCGACGGACAGACCGAGAGACTGCGAGATGACCCGAATGTTCACGAGTCCAATAATGTGCGGGTCGGTCAATTTTATGTCGCCCCACCCGGATACCGGGGCACCTCTGAATTGTTGGTACGCACCTTCGAGCGCGCCAGCTGGAACGTCGTCGCGAACTGGCACATAGAGAGCGGGTGCGTTCACCCGGTACTGCCCGGTCAACTGGGCCCAACTCTGACCGGCACTGCGAAGGGCTACGAGCGCTTCCGGAGACACCCCGGCTCGGCGGGCCACGAAAAGGACCACGGGGATCTCGTCCGCCTCGAGCTCCCAGTCGCCGAGGATCGCGACTTCATTTGCAGGCAGACTGAAGAACGTGGCCACGGCGCGAAAAAAGTCCGCATGGGCTCCACTCTGTGCCGATGCGTCCGCAGCCGACACGAGGCAGCAGGTCAGCACCATGAACACGCGCTTCATCAAGCCGTTCCAAGCTCCGGAAAGAGTTAGTACTCAATTATGGGATGGCTCACACACGTACACCATACGTGCCAAGTTGGCAGAAGACGCGCCTCAAAAACGTGGCACGACTCTTGAACACTTATAGGGCACGCTTTACAGCGGAAAGTGACCGTGAACCGAAGGAAGGCAGCCATGAGACACGATGACAAAGACCATGACCGGCGACTCCAGATGGAGCTGCAGGAACGCGTCGACGAGACGCAGGACGACCGACACATCGTTTTCGACTTCACTGGTATGGAACAGGCGAACGTCGGAGATCTGTCCATAATCCTTACGGCACGCTTGAAATCGTCGCCCACAGAAGCCATATGGGTGCGTTCACTTCCCGCTCGAACGGCTCGGATTCTCGAGCACCTGAGGTTGGACCACCTCTTCCGGCACTACCCGGAAGCGGCTGGCCCTCTGAACTGACGGGTGGCGCCGCAAGGCGAGAGGCCCTGATCTGCACGGTGCGGATCGGAGCCTCTTTTTCATTCACCTGCGTCCTCTATTGAGGACGCCCTTGCTGAGCGAAATTTACTTCGGGCCACGCGCCAGAACGCGATCCGCGAGGGCTTGAGCGGACACCACCGGAGACCGTGCGGCCATCGCGGCCTCAGCGAAAATGCCTCCCAGGCTAGTCCCAATCGCTCGCACACGCCGATCGAGTTCGTCCAGGTCATCGACCCCCTGATAGATCGACGTGAATGCCATCGCTCCGCCTCCATTGATGACGTAGTCAGGGGCATAAAGAATGCCCCGCTCATGCAGGGCATCCGCGTCGGCAGGCCTCTGGAGTTGATTGTTCGCAGCACCTGCGACGATCGCGCATTGGAGAAGAGGTATGGTATCCGGACCCAGCGTCGCACCGATCGCACAAGGCGCGTACACGTCGCAGGGCGTCGAATAGACCTCGCCAGTCGGCACGAATTCGCCGCTGAGGCGCTCCGCGAGCGCACGTGCCCGCGCTTCGTCGATATCGGATATCAACAGGTGTGCCCCCTCGGCGGCGAGGTCGGTCGCAAGACCAGCCCCAACAGAGCCCACACCCTGCACCAAGATTCGACGGCCCCCGAGGTCGGCACTTTCAAACTTGTGGCGAACCGCGGACCGAATGCCCTCGAGGACTCCGAGCGCAGTATAGGGACTCGGATCCATCGGCCCGTCCGTGCGGCCGTGAACGCCGATTACATACTCAGACACTTCGGCGATGGTCTGCATGTCCTCGGTGGTGGTGCCAAGGTCGGCACCCGTGCCATAGCGCCCCCCCAGCGAATTCAGCAGCGCACCGAACCGGTGCAGCAGGCCACGTCGCTCTTCCTGGGCCAATGGTCGAGGGATGGCCAAGACGGTCTTCCCCCCGCCGAACGGAAAGTCCATCGCCGCCCACTTGTTGGTCATTCCTTGCGCAAGCCTGAGCGCGTCCACCAACCCGTCGACCGGATGATCGTAGACCTTCATACGACATCCACCCGTTGCCGGGCCTAGTGTGTCGTCGTGGATCACACAGAAGATCCAGGTGCCTGTCGGCTGGTCACGACGAACAACGACTCCGACCCCATCGAAGCCCTCCAGGACAGCCAGGAAGTCCGGCGCCTTATCGCTCATCACTGCTCCGATACGATCTGCGCGTAACTCTCCGGATTCCACTTGGGCCTCTCGTCGGCGTTCCCAATTTCCATGCCGAGATAGAAAACGAGTTTTGCGATCCGGGCAGCCTTCTCCGCATCGATCCGATCAGGCTCGTCGTCACGGCCGTGATAGTCGTCGTGGGTGCCGTTAAAGAAAAAAAGTATCGGCACCCCTTTCTTCGCGAAATTGTAGTGATCAGAACGGAAGTAGAACCGTTCCTCGGGCCAGAGATCGTCGATCGCGGTCATCCGAAGCTCAGGATGATCGGAATTCACTCGGTTCATGGACTCGCCCAAATCCGAGTGTTCTTTCCCGATTGCTACGATCGTGTCGGCCCAGTTCCGTCCGACCATGTCCGTGTTCAGATTCGCGGCCAGCGACTCGATCGGAACCGTCGGGTTCTCAGCAAACCACTCACTCCCCCATAGCCCCTTCTCTTCCCCGCTAACGAGGAGAAACATCATGGAGCGCCGGGGGGCGATCAGCAGCGCAGTCATCGCCTCCGCGACCTCCATTACCGCGACAGTGCCAGACGCATCATCGTCGGCCCCGTTGAAGATCGAGTCGCCGTTCGCATCCGGCGCACCCATGCCAACATGATCCATGTGGCCAGAAAAGACGACGTATTCATTCGCGAGCTCAGGGTCACTTCCATCGAGAATCGCGACCACGTTGGGGGCAGTCATCGATTCACTCCGGGTACGGAGCACCACGGTCGTGCGCAGGCCGCCCGTGTCGTGTACCTGAAGATCTTCCTTCGACCGATCCTGAAGGGCCGCGAGATCAATTCCTCGACCCTCCAGCATACTTTCGAGCGAGGACGTCCGCATCTGGAGAATCGGCACGAACACCTCCTCGCCGACGTCGTCGGTTGACCAGCCCTTCGACACGGAGGGCTGAAGTGCTCGGCGAGCATTGCCCGCCCACTGTTCGTCACCGACCGGGGACGTCACGAGAACAGACGCGGCCCCGGCACCACGGAGTCCACCAATGAGCTGAAAAAGTTGACGGTTCTGGCTTGCCTGCTCAGCAGAAACCAGCACGGCCACATGCTTGCCATTGATCGCACGTTGGGCACTGCGCGAAAGAGCGCCCTGGCCCGATACCAGCACGAGGTCGGCACCCATTTCGCCATCCGAGGAGGTTCCGAAGAGAGGAAGCACATCCGGACCGAAAGCAAGTCGGACACCACCAGCTGAGATGGTGGAGCGTTCAGTATCGACGGTAACCGAGTTCAATGGGTATCGCTGAATGAAAGCGCCATCGTCCCCCCCACCGCGCAAGCCCAGTCGGCGGAACTCTGCTGCGATCCAGTCTGCCGTCCGATCCAAGCCCGGGCTCGGTGTGTTCCGACCCTGCATTGAGTCGTGGGCGATCACGCCCACGCGCCAATCGAAGTCGGCCTCGGTGATGGTGCGAGCCGCCTCTTCGACGCCTGACTGCTGACCGGCCACCCCGACAGGGATCAGTGTAAGAGCAAGTACGACCCAGCCTGTCCTCTTCATATCACCTCCTGATACTTCATCGTCATACGCGCAAAGACCCCGCACCCTGTTCGAGCGCGGGATCTCAAGATCGGCAGAGCCAGCATTTGCGTCAGCCCTCTGGAAAGAGACTGTCGAGAAGGCCCTGCAACTCCTCTTCGGCTCGAGGCCCGCGAAGCACAATCCAGCCACTCTCCGCGAGCACCGACACTTCGTTCAATCCACCTGTGGCAGCGGGCAGAATCGTCGGTTCTACATCAAGCTCCAGGTGGTAGATCTCGAACACCACGGCGCCCTCCAGCCGCTGTACCACATGAACACCCTTCGACATGGTGCCCCCTCCCATGTTCGTCACAGAAAGCACCTCATACCCAAGCACGACCAGGTTTGGCTCATCGTTCTGCCGATCCGCGTCGTCATCCATTACAGGTCGACTGGCCAGTCCGGACTGGTCGAGCGCGGAAGTGACAGCCATGCGCGACTCGGACCTGCGGCGCTCCGCCTCCTGTTCACTATCCGCCGCTGCCTGCACTTCGTTCAACTCCGCGATTGCGGCTGGAGGAGGTGCTGCTGTCGTGCCCACAGCCGCGATCATGTCATCGAAGTGGGTCGAGCTCAACGCTGCCGGCGCCTCTTCAACGGCAGACGTGGGAGCTTCGTTCGCCAAAGCCTCGGCGGTACCATGCCTTGCTATATCCGTATCTGGCTCCATTTCGGTGACACCGCCTGCATCCAGCGCAACTTCCGAGGCTAGCTCAAGAACAGCTCCAGCAGCGGCCACCTGGGTTCCAGCGCCTGCCGCGCCTTGTCCGCGCGACGGGCTCTCAGCCTGTGCGGCCTCTGACCTCACCGACGCATCGGGCATGACAGAGCGCGCCTTGGTCACCTGATCAGCCGGCAGGTCTCCGCGCGCTCCGAGGGCCTTAGCCCCACCTCCCGCGACCGCACGCTCAGGTGCCGCGACGCTTCCCTCGACCGAGGCACTGCCCGACAGGCGCGACGCCGTGGAGTCGCGATCCGCCAGAGAAGGCTCCCGAAGCGCAGCAGGTGCCCTATTCGAAATGGCTTCCTCCAGCGCACTCGCCTCGAAGTCCCCTCGGTCGATGAGTGGTGCCTCGATGAGCTGGCCCCCACGTAGAACCCATCCAGTCCCAAGAGCTAGCGCGATCGATGCCGCCCAGCCCATGCGATACATCCGGACCGACACGGTCTGACCCACTGGACGCGTGCGCTTCACATAGGCCCTAAGCTCCTCAAGACTCGGCAAGTCAACTGCCGGAAGGGCAAGGCCGAGCATCGCTTCCGCGTCCGACCGGACAGCGCGCTCGATCTCGAGCATCTCAGCACATTCTACACACCCGGCGATATGCTCCCGGATCCGTTCGGCTTCAGCTTGCGGATACTCTTCCAGTGCCCCATCCAGATAGGCATGAAGCGCGCCCTTATCAACGTGCGACATCTGCCTCCTCCTTTTCATTGTATGCCTCAGCCAGCCGCTTCCGCGCGCGAGACAGCGTCGTCCCGACAGCACCGACTGCAAGGTCCAGTTGACATGCGATTTCTGTATAGCTCTGCCCCGCATCCCAAAGGAGCAGTGCCTCACGGTCCTTCTCCGAAAGCATCTTGAGCGCCCCTCGCACCGCGGCCCATCGCTCCTGTTCATCGAGCTGTGAATCGGCATCTCGCTGTGACGCCTGGCGGACCTCGACCTCTGTCTTCAAAAGGACGAGATGTTTCTTCCGCCGGATGACGGTCCGCGCTTCGTCTCTAGCCAAGTTCGCCGCGACCTGAAACAGCCAAGCACGTGGCTTCTTCGGCTCGTGCTTCAGCGCGCGGACGAACGCTTCCTGGGCGAGATCCCGTGCTCGGTCCTCGTCCCACACTTTTCGGTGCAGGAAGCGGACAAGCTCCGGGAACGTCGTCCGGTACAGGTCATTCCAGTCAATGTTGCTCATGGTCGGCTCCGGTTCTCCTGTCGCCCAGAAGGACGTCTGTCAGCCCGCAGTACTGCTACGCAAATCACGAACGATCTCCTGCAATGCTTCGGACGTGAGGGAAGACGAACCCACTGAATCCACCTTCACACTAAGCTCGGACCCCGCGATCACAACGTTCGCAGGCTGACTGAGAATCGGCTCCCATTCGGGCATCGCTGCGATCAGATCGAACTAGGCCGCACTTTGTCCACGGCGAAGCCACCGCGGTTCACGCCCGGCTCGATCCATCCCTGGGCAGCGCCGGAAAGTACCATCGCCGACGCCAAAACAAGGCTTCGGCTCCATACATTTATGTCCGTCACGGCTCGCATAATCACCTCCCGCCACAGTTTTCCATCTCACCCCATAAGACGGCTCGAAGGGACCCCCTTGCACACGATCGCGACTCTGGACTGATTTTTCGGGTCGCAGGTGACGAGTTTCGGAGGACGGATCGTGAAGATCGTTGTATTGGGTGGCGGCAGAGTGGGACGCGCGATTGTGCGGGATCTGGCAGCCGAGGACGACTACGAGGTACTCGCGGTCGACCTGGACCCCGTGCGTCTCGAAGGAATGACTGAGTTTGGTGCCGACGGAGTCGTCGCTGACCTCTCAGACGCCGAGACGGTTTCCCGGGCCGTTCAGGACGCTGACCTGGTCGTCGGAGCTGTCCCCGGATTCCTAGGATACCAGACGGTCGAGCGCGTGCTGCAGGAAGGGCGGCCGATCGTCGACATCTCCATGTTCCCGGAAGACGCATTCGGCCTTGAGCAACTCGCAAAGGACGCGGGCGTCCCGTGCCTATTCGACTGCGGGATCGCTCCCGGGCTCAGCAACATGATCCTCGGGCACACCGAGGCCGAGCTCGACACGACCGACTCATACATGTGCTTCGTCGGCGGACTGCCGAAGGAGCGGACGTGGCCCTGGGAATACAAGGCGCCGTTCTCGCCCGCCGATATCATCCAGGAGTACGTTCAGCCGG of the Longimicrobiales bacterium genome contains:
- a CDS encoding aminotransferase class I/II-fold pyridoxal phosphate-dependent enzyme translates to MRYSPFRMERWQSTYEHRVKINLSESGVHPLTVDELIEISGQDVDVGSTLLGYGQSNGSDELRSLIAGQYAGATDASVLATVGGAEANFTCFWHLFEGGAKAAIILPTYGQVPGLLESFGSRLSPVHLREEDGWQPDMEALEAALEDGASFVLITNPNNPTGASLTRESMDRIAELTEKHGAWILADEVYAGAETGEERTPSFWGSHERVLVTNSLSKAYGLPGLRLGWIMGPDELINELWGRTDYTTIAPASVSDQLACVALASGTRDRIGERTRGIVRKNLGVVEQWMAAQDGRFRYQAPDAGAICYTHYDDPINSSEFAEKMRVEKSVLVVPGDHFGMDHYLRLGFGNPEDELLEGLSRVREAFDDISG
- a CDS encoding amidohydrolase family protein, translating into MMAIRFGWALTAALAFAPATAAPLLAQDAGPFDLLVRGGRVLDGTGNPWFRADIGVRDGRIVAVGRLNGAAATKTIDAAGRYVSPGFIDIHSHADDGSAQIGGATIRTDQLDRKSAPNLVSQGVTTVVVNHDGRSPWPIRDQRTLIEQQGVGPNVMLMVGHGTVRRQVLGDDYRRLATDGEVEQMKGLVRQALEEGAVGMSAGLEYVPGRWSETSEVARIAEELVPYDGVYIAHERSEGADPMWFWPSQNAAGPPTLQDAIMETIEIGRHSGARVVASHIKAKGAHFWGSSGSAIQLIQRARDEGVRVWADQYPYATSGSDGNTVLIPSWATSSEDGQDGPGPAAMLRRNLTDATIEAQIRQDIAHEIRRRGGADRVVIFEYPRDEWVGKNLQEVADAQGVDPVQMAIDLQLVGDPERRGGGRLRGFSMSEDDVESYAAQPWVATASDGGIALPDDGSVHPRYYGTFPRKIRQYALTAGALSVEAAIRSQTSLPARIMGLQDRGEIRTGNWADLVIFDLETITDEATFFEPHQHASGIDHVIVNGEFVVEDGEILYALPGKLISSRRGGPPSISQEH
- a CDS encoding M20/M25/M40 family metallo-hydrolase gives rise to the protein MKRTGWVVLALTLIPVGVAGQQSGVEEAARTITEADFDWRVGVIAHDSMQGRNTPSPGLDRTADWIAAEFRRLGLRGGGDDGAFIQRYPLNSVTVDTERSTISAGGVRLAFGPDVLPLFGTSSDGEMGADLVLVSGQGALSRSAQRAINGKHVAVLVSAEQASQNRQLFQLIGGLRGAGAASVLVTSPVGDEQWAGNARRALQPSVSKGWSTDDVGEEVFVPILQMRTSSLESMLEGRGIDLAALQDRSKEDLQVHDTGGLRTTVVLRTRSESMTAPNVVAILDGSDPELANEYVVFSGHMDHVGMGAPDANGDSIFNGADDDASGTVAVMEVAEAMTALLIAPRRSMMFLLVSGEEKGLWGSEWFAENPTVPIESLAANLNTDMVGRNWADTIVAIGKEHSDLGESMNRVNSDHPELRMTAIDDLWPEERFYFRSDHYNFAKKGVPILFFFNGTHDDYHGRDDEPDRIDAEKAARIAKLVFYLGMEIGNADERPKWNPESYAQIVSEQ
- a CDS encoding sigma-70 family RNA polymerase sigma factor, whose translation is MSNIDWNDLYRTTFPELVRFLHRKVWDEDRARDLAQEAFVRALKHEPKKPRAWLFQVAANLARDEARTVIRRKKHLVLLKTEVEVRQASQRDADSQLDEQERWAAVRGALKMLSEKDREALLLWDAGQSYTEIACQLDLAVGAVGTTLSRARKRLAEAYNEKEEADVAR